One Triticum dicoccoides isolate Atlit2015 ecotype Zavitan chromosome 4B, WEW_v2.0, whole genome shotgun sequence genomic window carries:
- the LOC119293157 gene encoding receptor-like protein EIX1 → MAAQLEHLARGVAAILCLLIFHVAFSDFRAQARMSGGNGTCISMERDALLSFKTGLLDPVRRLLSWQGKECCQWEGVRCSSRTGHVIKLDLRNTYMPDYDAVIYGHARLNSQSLFIDEMSSSLAVLQQLRYLDLSGNDFNGTTIPLFVASLENLRYLNLSWSGFGGRIPSQLSNLSNLEYLDISGNYQHDDMGDNYLYGLHTVDLAWFKHLPLLSNLDMSDVDLSHVQDWVYLVNMHSSLRVLRLADCGLTSTMSVTSRSNLPHLQVLDLSGNLFNTTLEHYWFWDLIGLKKLHLGACDWHGPIPEELGNMTSLQVIDLGLNYLVGLIPSNLQNLCKLKVLNFEYNNINASIEEFMHRLPSQNMITGTMPMGVGALGNLTVLELGDNKLEGVLTKDHLSGLQNLEYLDLSHNSFKMHIDPDWLPPFRLKSINLESCTVGPRFPEWLRWQTNIESLCLANTSLDDVIPDWFWMTFSQAWFLDASGNMLHGSLPSNLQHMPTESLSLGCNNLTGLVPRLLPINISKLHLSSNSFSGSLPLELKAPLLKDLSLANNQIIGIIPSSMCQLTSLMWLDLSGNNLTGDVMKCWNESDKNFPGLSANSTNQFGSSMRSLALKNNDLSGEFPKFLQSASQLTFLDLSYNRFSGTLPKWLPEKIPYLNILRMRSNMFSGHIPKNLTFLGNLHYLDMANNNISGSIPWSLSSLKAMRTDISWNMVLKDFLEESMPVITKGQTREYTPEIYSLLVNLDLSCNSLTGQIPEEISLLIGLTGLNLSSNQLVGKIPNQIGDLKWLESLDLSYNDISGEIPTSLSALTSLSHLNLSYNNLSGTVPSGQQLQVLDNLNYTYIGNPGLCGYPLSKNCSASPTDAEQSADHEVADHISYLYLGMGIGFVVGLWVVFCAMLLRRTWAVAYFQVIDKLYDEVYVWVAIAWSRLMKNTHGDEEA, encoded by the exons ATGGCTGCTCAGCTTGAGCATCTCGCCCGTGGCGTTGCGGCCATACTTTGCCTGCTGATTTTCCATGTTGCATTTTCTGATTTCCGTGCTCAGGCAAGGATGTCAGGTGGGAATGGAACCTGCATCAGCATGGAAcgggatgcgcttctatccttcaaGACAGGCCTTCTGGACCCTGTTCGCCGTCTCTTATCATGGCAGGGCAAAGAATGCTGCCAGTGGGAGGGAGTCCGGTGCAGCAGCAGAACAGGTCATGTCATAAAGCTCGATCTCCGCAACACCTACATGCCTGACTATGATGCCGTCATTTATGGCCACGCCAGGCTCAACAGCCAGAGCTTGTTCATAGATGAGATGAGCTCCTCTTTAGCTGTTTTGCAACAATTGAGGTATCTTGATCTGAGTGGGAATGACTTCAACGGCACTACCATACCTTTGTTCGTGGCCTCTCTGGAGAACTTAAGGTACCTCAATCTCTCGTGGTCAGGTTTCGGTGGGAGAATACCTTCCCAACTCAGTAATCTCTCAAACTTGGAATATCTTGATATTAGTGGGAATTATCAGCATGATGATATGGGTGACAATTATTTATATGGTCTACACACAGTGGATCTTGCATGGTTTAAGCATCTCCCATTGTTGAGTAATCTTGACATGAGCGATGTGGACCTCAGCCATGTGCAGGATTGGGTTTACCTGGTTAACATGCATTCTTCTCTGAGAGTGCTTCGCTTGGCAGATTGTGGCCTTACCAGCACAATGTCAGTTACTTCAAGATCAAACCTCCCACATCTCCAAGTCCTCGATCTGTCTGGCAACTTGTTTAACACAACACTAGAGCACTACTGGTTTTGGGATCTCATCGGCCTTAAAAAGCTTCACCTAGGTGCCTGCGATTGGCATGGACCTATTCCTGAAGAACTGGGAAACATGACGTCCCTTCAAGTCATAGATTTAGGTTTAAATTATCTTGTGGGATTGATACCGAGCAACTTACAAAATTTATGCAAATTGAAAGTGTTGAATTTTGAGTATAACAACATTAATGCAAGCATAGAGGAGTTCATGCATCGATTGCCAAG TCAAAACATGATAACTGGTACTATGCCAATGGGAGTTGGAGCACTTGGTAACTTGACAGTGTTAGAACTCGGTGACAATAAACTCGAGGGCGTGCTCACAAAGGACCATTTGTCAGGCTTACAGAATTTAGAGTATCTGGACTTGTCGCACAACTCGTTCAAAATGCATATTGATCCGGATTGGCTTCCTCCCTTCAGACTAAAGAGCATAAACTTAGAGTCATGCACAGTGGGGCCCCGTTTTCCAGAGTGGCTTAGATGGCAGACGAACATTGAATCTCTTTGTCTCGCAAATACAAGTTTGGATGATGTTATTCCTGATTGGTTTTGGATGACGTTTTCCCAAGCTTGGTTCTTGGATGCATCAGGAAACATGTTGCATGGTTCATTACCGTCAAATCTACAACACATGCCAACTGAATCTCTGTCTCTTGGGTGCAATAACCTTACAGGTCTAGTACCACGTCTCCTCCCTATAAATATATCAAAATTGCATCTGTCTTCAAACTCTTTCTCAGGGTCATTGCCATTAGAGCTAAAAGCTCCATTACTTAAGGATTTATCGCTAGCAAATAATCAAATTATAGGCATCATTCCATCATCTATGTGCCAATTGACTAGTTTAATGTGGTTGGACCTATCGGGAAACAATTTAACAGGAGATGTTATGAAGTGTTGGAATGAGTCTGATAAGAATTTTCCAGGGCTCAGTGCAAACTCTACAAATCAGTTTGGTTCTAGCATGCGTAGTCTAGCCTTGAAAAACAATGATCTCTCGGGTGAATTTCCTAAATTTCTTCAGAGTGCCTCGCAGTTGACATTCCTTGATCTTTCATACAATAGGTTCTCTGGAACATTGCCAAAGTGGTTGCCAGAAAAAATTCCATATTTGAATATCTTAAGGATGAGATCAAACATGTTCAGTGGCCATATTCCTAAGAACCTTACTTTTCTTGGAAATCTTCACTATTTGGACATGGCAAATAACAATATATCAGGCAGTATACCATGGTCACTATCAAGCTTGAAAGCCATGAGGACCGACATATCTTGGAATATGGTTCTAAAAGATTTTCTTGAGGAGAGCATGCCGGTCATCACAAAAGGCCAGACACGTGAATATACCCCTGAAATCTACAGTCTACTGGTTAATCTTGATCTTTCATGTAATAGTTTAACAGGTCAGATTCCTGAGGAGATAAGTTTGCTCATTGGGCTCACTGGTCTGAACTTATCTAGTAATCAATTGGTCGGCAAAATTCCAAATCAGATTGGCGATCTGAAGTGGTTAGAGTCCCTCGACCTATCCTACAATGACATATCTGGTGAAATCCCAACAAGTTTGTCGGCTCTGACCTCTTTGAGCCACCTGAACCTGTCATACAACAACTTATCAGGCACGGTACCATCCGGGCAACAGCTGCAGGTTCTCGACAACCTGAACTATACCTACATCGGCAACCCTGGTCTATGTGGCTACCCTCTCTCAAAGAACTGCTCTGCTAGTCCTACTGATGCGGAGCAAAGTGCTGACCATGAAGTTGCAGATCATATCTCATATCTCTATCTTGGGATGGGCATAGGATTTGTGGTTGGCCTTTGGGTGGTGTTCTGCGCCATGTTACTGAGGAGAACCTGGGCGGTTGCCTACTTTCAGGTCATTGACAAGCTGTATGATGAGGTTTATGTGTGGGTCGCTATAGCTTGGTCTCGCCTGATGAAGAATACCCACGGCGACGAAGAAGCGTGA